In one Lepisosteus oculatus isolate fLepOcu1 chromosome 26, fLepOcu1.hap2, whole genome shotgun sequence genomic region, the following are encoded:
- the ddx52 gene encoding probable ATP-dependent RNA helicase DDX52, with the protein MDSYDLFRKLGAGAKFDFKKFGKDAERFKMARGQQTGGTGSTDVSAGIDFFGPKSRISPGNGEAKTDTEPPRGRATRAEEELSSDSESENSRLPAKKRKRGAEKPAKKTARETSGAGAASGQPEGILWTSALDKKAEDSLGERKDKPSWKRLKHLHQEKVNRLRHQNRINVRGTDVPDPVATFAELAEEYQVDPRLIQNIRAAGFQTPTPIQMQAIPLMLHNREILACAPTGSGKTVAFCLPVLAHLRKPVNKGFRALVISPTRELASQTYRELLKLSEGVGFRVHMIHKGADAAKKFGPKSAKKFDILVTTPNRLIYLLQQDPPAVDLGNVEWLVVDESDKLFEDGKTGFRDQLATIFLACTCPRVRRAMFSATFAPDVEQWCQLNLDSMVSVSIGQRNSAAETVEQELLFVGTENGKLLAMRDLVKKGFHPPVLVFVQSIERARELFHELVYEGINVDVIHAERTQQQRDNVVSSFRAGKIWVLICTALLARGIDFKGVNLVINYDFPASAVEYIHRIGRTGRAGHRGRSITFFTEDDKPMLRSVASVIKQAGCPVPEYMIGFKKLHSKVRRRLLKKPPKRATIRTAPRFLLKKGHGKGKRKSGKTDKEKKSETGQCAPGETAAN; encoded by the exons ATGGATTCATACGACTTGTTCCGTAAGCTGGGAGCGGGGGCCAAGTTTGACTTCAAAAAGTTCGGCAAAGATGCGGAGAGGTTTAAG ATGGCGAGGGGACAGCAGACCGGTGGAACGGGCTCCACCGACGTCTCGGCCGGGATTGACTTCTTCGGCCCCAAAAGCAGGATCTCTCCAGGAAACGGAGAGGCCAAGACGGACACAGAGCCCCCCCGAGGCAGAGCAACGAGGGCGGAGGAGGAGCTGAGCTCGGACTCGGAGTCGGAGAACTCGCGTCTCCCCGCGAAGAAGAGGAAAAGAGGAGCTGAGAAGCCAGCAAAGAAGACTGCACGTGAAACCTCCG GGGCGGGCGCTGCCAGCGGCCAGCCGGAGGGGATCCTGTGGACGTCGGCGCTGGACAAGAAGGCGGAGGACTCTCTGGGGGAGAGGAAGGACAAGCCCTCCTGGAAGAGGTTAAAGCACCTGCACCAGGAGAAG GTCAACCGCCTCCGGCACCAGAACCGGATCAACGTCCGCGGCACCGACGTCCCCGACCCCGTCGCCACCTTCGCGGAGCTGGCGGAGGAGTACCAGGTCGACCCGCGGCTCATCCAGAACATCCGCGCGGCGGGGTTCCAGACGCCCACCCCCATCCAGATGCAGGCCATCCCCCTCATGCTGCAT AACCGGGAGATCCTGGCCTGCGCGCCCACGGGCTCCGGGAAGACGGTGGCCTTCTGCCTGCCTGTCCTCGCCCACCTGCGCAAGCCTGTCAACAAAGGCTTCCGGGCTCTCGTCATCTCCCCCACCAGAGAGCTGGCCAGCCAG ACCTACCGAGAGCTGCTCAAGCTGTCCGAGGGAGTGGGCTTCCGGGTGCACATGATCCACAAAGGAGCTGATGCCGCCAAGAAATTTGGACCCAAGTCTGCCAAGAAATTCG ACATCCTGGTGACGACTCCCAACAGGCTGATTTACCTCCTGCAGCAGGACCCCCCGGCTGTGGACCTGGGCAA TGTGGAGTGGCTGGTCGTGGACGAGTCCGACAAGCTCTTCGAGGACGGGAAGACGGGCTTCAGGGACCAGCTGGCCACGATCTTCCTGGCCTGCACCTGCCCCCGGGTCAGGAGGGCCATGTTCAGCGCCACCTTCGCCCCCGACGTGGAGCAGTGGTGCCAGCTGAACCTGGACAGCATGGTGTCCGTCTCGATCGGCCAGAG GAATTCGGCCGCTGAGACGGTGGAGCAGGAGCTGCTGTTCGTGGGCACGGAGAACGGGAAGCTGCTGGCGATGAGGGATCTGGTCAAGAAG GGCTTCCACCCGCCGGTGCTGGTGTTCGTGCAGTCCATCGAGCGCGCCCGCGAGCTCTTCCACGAGCTGGTCTACGAGGGCATCAACGTCGACGTCATCCACGCTGAGCGCACGCAGCAGCAG AGAGACAATGTGGTCAGCAGCTTCCGGGCGGGGAAGATCTGGGTGCTGATCTGCACCGCGCTCCTGGCCAGAGGGATCGACTTCAAAGGCGTCAATCTGGTGATCAACTACGACTTCCCCGCCAGCGCGGTGGAGTACATCCACCGGATCG GTCGCACTGGGAGAGCAGGACACCGGGGGAGGTCCATCACTTTCTTCACAGAGGATGACAAGCCCATGTTGCGCAG CGTTGCCAGTGTTATCAAGCAGGCGGGGTGCCCTGTTCCTGAGTACATGATTGGATTCAAGAAGTTGCACAG CAAGGTGAGGAGGAGGCTGCTGAAGAAGCCCCCAAAGAGGGCCACCATCCGCACCGCCCCGCGGTTCCTGCTGAAGAAAGGCCACGGCAAGGGCAAAAG GAAGTCTGGGAAGACGGATAAGGAGAAGAAGTCAGAGACGGGACAGTGCGCCCCTGGAGAGACAGCGGCCAACTGA